The following is a genomic window from Marinococcus sp. PL1-022.
GCCGCGGAGACACAGTGCCGATCTTCGGAATGTCGACGACGGGGATTTTACCGTTTGGATTCAGCGGTGTTTTAACAAAATAATTCAGCTTGCGGGCGAGTACCGCCTGCATGACTCCGTAGCTGCGGTTCAGCTTTGAGCGGTTGTATTTTGGCACACGGTCGATGCCCATATACTGAAGCAGCTGCAAAATTTGGCCGTATTCATCATTTCGAAAGCTTTCGTACTGCAGCAGGTAATAGTTATCCGGCCCGAAAAGCTCTTCTATTTTCTGGAGATAGCGGTAATAGTGGTAATGGTCCAGAATACCGTGGTCCTCCCAGTCTTTAAACAAAGCTTTGGCGCTCTTGTATCCGCCCTGATGGAGATATTGAACGTAGAGGGAGGTCAGCAGGTCAATCTGATCCCGCACCCCGACAATAATATGGGTGTCATATGTATCTGCTGGAAATGTGCGGCGGAGGTCCTCAAGCACCCTTAGATTGTTTTTGGATTTCTTTTGGGAAAACGGGCTGCCGGAAAGGCCTTCATAAGAGATAAGCACCGGATTATCCGTCTCCATGAAAGCTTCGATATTCGTACGGATGGTATGAATGTTTTCATCGCTCAGCCGTTTCAGCCGTAAGTCGTACAGCTCCTGATTAATTCGTTTTTTCCGTATGTATTTGATTTCCTGTTTTAGCTTGGGATATACATTCTGCTGTAAAAACGTAGTCGCTGTCTTATGAAAACCAATATGTATAAACACTTTTTTTCGCATAGGTTCCTCCGCATAGTTTGTTTAATTATTATTATCATCATAACGAAAAATAAGAAGCTCCGCAAAGCGTTTATCCGGCTAAAGTAATAATAAATAAAAAAGAGCACAGGCACAGCTTTATGCCTGTTACTCGTATGACTTCTTTTCGAGCTCCGGATGTTCGCTGAGCTGCTGAAGAAGCTCTTTCGGAGAGTCGGAAACAATAATTTTATCGCGGTGGTCGGCAGGGAGAAACTGCTCCTGCTCCATATGATTGAAAAATTGAAGCAGGTGATCATAATAATGGTGAACGTTTAAAAGTGCGCACGGTTTTTGGTGCACACCGATCTGGGCCCATGTAAACATTTCAAAAAACTCTTCAAGAGTCCCCGGGCCGCCTGGCAGCGCTATGAATCCATCGGCCAGTTCGGCCATTTTGGCTTTTCGTTCATGCATCGTAGATACTTTATAAAGCTTACTCAGGGAAGGATGGGCAATCTCCCGTTCCACGAGTTTATCCGGTATAACGCCTATAACTTCGCCGCCGGCTTCGAGCGCAGCATCTGCGAGGCGGCCCATCGTTCCTACATTGGATCCACCGTAGACCAGTGTGCGACCAGAGGAGGCTATCTCTTTGCCAAGAGCTGCTGCTGAATCTTTATATAT
Proteins encoded in this region:
- a CDS encoding sulfotransferase, with the translated sequence MRKKVFIHIGFHKTATTFLQQNVYPKLKQEIKYIRKKRINQELYDLRLKRLSDENIHTIRTNIEAFMETDNPVLISYEGLSGSPFSQKKSKNNLRVLEDLRRTFPADTYDTHIIVGVRDQIDLLTSLYVQYLHQGGYKSAKALFKDWEDHGILDHYHYYRYLQKIEELFGPDNYYLLQYESFRNDEYGQILQLLQYMGIDRVPKYNRSKLNRSYGVMQAVLARKLNYFVKTPLNPNGKIPVVDIPKIGTVSPRRLLQNNASFALHYKRYSLPVNLQKVLQLKYQKDNEKLAEAYHIKDYSKS
- a CDS encoding TIGR00730 family Rossman fold protein, with protein sequence MKSIAVFCGSRLGSDPIYKDSAAALGKEIASSGRTLVYGGSNVGTMGRLADAALEAGGEVIGVIPDKLVEREIAHPSLSKLYKVSTMHERKAKMAELADGFIALPGGPGTLEEFFEMFTWAQIGVHQKPCALLNVHHYYDHLLQFFNHMEQEQFLPADHRDKIIVSDSPKELLQQLSEHPELEKKSYE